A single genomic interval of Petrotoga sp. 9PW.55.5.1 harbors:
- the wecB gene encoding non-hydrolyzing UDP-N-acetylglucosamine 2-epimerase produces the protein MNKHKVMTVVGTRPEIIRLSQVIRKLNKSEAIEHYLVHTGQNYDYELNEIFFRDLELKKPDYFLNAATGNAVETTGNILMKIDPILEKIKPDAFLVLGDTNSCLSAYAAKRRHIPVFHMEAGNRCFDQRVPEELNRRIVDQIADINLVYSDLAREHLIREGFPSDRVIKTGSPMYEVLQNKKEEIEKSEILSKLDLKENQYFVVSAHREENINSENNFNNLIDSLNAIAEIYQLPIIFSTHPRTRKMIELKDIKLHPLIRTEKPFGFIDYIKLQMNAKAVLSDSGTISEETSILKLKALNIREAHERPEAMEEATVMMVGLNKKRILQGLKILETQNKETIRPVNDYIVPNVSDKVLRIIVSYTDYVNRAVWGEN, from the coding sequence GTGAACAAACACAAAGTTATGACTGTTGTAGGAACAAGGCCTGAAATAATAAGACTTTCTCAAGTGATTAGAAAACTAAATAAATCAGAAGCAATAGAACATTATTTAGTTCATACAGGACAGAATTACGACTATGAATTGAACGAGATTTTTTTTAGAGATTTAGAATTAAAAAAACCAGACTATTTTTTAAATGCAGCAACTGGAAATGCCGTTGAAACTACCGGTAATATACTTATGAAAATAGATCCTATCTTAGAAAAAATAAAGCCAGATGCATTTCTAGTTTTGGGAGACACCAACAGCTGTTTATCCGCCTATGCAGCAAAAAGAAGACATATCCCTGTTTTTCATATGGAAGCGGGAAATAGATGCTTTGACCAAAGGGTTCCTGAAGAATTAAATAGAAGGATAGTTGATCAAATAGCTGATATAAACCTTGTATATAGTGATTTAGCTCGGGAACATCTTATCAGAGAAGGATTTCCTTCAGATAGGGTAATAAAAACGGGAAGTCCAATGTACGAAGTGTTACAAAATAAGAAGGAAGAGATCGAAAAATCAGAAATTTTAAGTAAATTAGACTTAAAAGAAAATCAATATTTTGTAGTCTCGGCACACAGAGAAGAAAACATAAATTCTGAAAATAATTTTAACAATTTAATAGATAGTCTAAACGCAATAGCAGAAATATATCAACTACCGATAATTTTTAGTACACATCCTAGAACAAGAAAAATGATAGAATTAAAAGATATAAAACTTCATCCACTAATTAGAACAGAAAAACCTTTTGGTTTCATCGATTATATCAAGTTACAAATGAATGCAAAGGCTGTTTTAAGTGATAGTGGAACAATAAGCGAAGAAACATCTATATTAAAATTAAAAGCTTTAAATATTAGAGAAGCTCACGAAAGGCCAGAAGCGATGGAAGAAGCAACTGTGATGATGGTAGGGTTAAATAAAAAAAGGATACTTCAAGGATTAAAGATATTAGAAACTCAAAACAAAGAAACAATAAGACCTGTTAATGATTACATAGTTCCAAATGTGTCTGACAAAGTATTAAGAATAATTGTATCTTATACTGATTATGTCAATAGAGCCGTTTGGGGAGAGAATTGA
- a CDS encoding glycosyltransferase, translating into MRNKNIKKIMYVTSMNVIKINDKYYCSNAALPTLNRYIHNFGFIYLICRVHDKIEKNDRYFVEMPKEVEVLGESSYIKMLRPRFLNVIKSTLKNTKFIFIHFPSIPSYLVAYYAKKMNINYCSVVVGCTWDSFFNYSFIGKILAPFSFLIMKKYIRKSKYAIYVTKEFLQNRYPCYCNSINASNVYITELNEEILLKRIKKIENYKDDHIYSLATCAAVDVKFKAQEDVIKAISKLKRKGKIFNYYLAGGGDQKYLKKISRKYNVEKQVFFLGNLNNEQINNLLDKIDIYIQPSKQEGLPRAVIEAMNRACPVLGANTGGIPELIDKKYVFKKGRVNDIVKKIEEILKDDMKNVAKRNFEESSKYLSSIIDERRNNYYIKIKKENDL; encoded by the coding sequence ATGAGAAATAAAAATATAAAAAAAATAATGTATGTAACTTCAATGAATGTAATTAAAATTAATGATAAATATTATTGTTCAAATGCAGCTTTACCTACTTTAAATAGGTATATACATAACTTTGGATTTATTTATTTAATATGTAGAGTCCATGATAAAATAGAGAAAAATGATAGGTATTTTGTGGAAATGCCAAAAGAAGTTGAGGTTTTGGGTGAAAGTTCGTATATAAAAATGTTAAGGCCAAGATTTTTGAATGTTATAAAAAGCACTTTAAAAAACACGAAATTTATTTTTATTCATTTTCCATCTATACCAAGTTATTTAGTTGCTTATTACGCTAAAAAAATGAATATTAACTATTGCTCCGTTGTTGTTGGATGCACATGGGATTCTTTTTTTAACTACAGTTTTATTGGAAAAATATTAGCACCTTTTAGTTTTTTAATAATGAAAAAATACATACGAAAAAGTAAATATGCCATTTATGTGACAAAAGAGTTTCTTCAAAATAGATATCCATGTTATTGTAATTCAATAAATGCTTCAAATGTTTATATAACAGAATTAAATGAAGAAATTCTACTAAAAAGAATTAAAAAAATTGAAAATTATAAAGATGATCACATATATTCTCTAGCAACATGTGCTGCAGTAGATGTGAAATTTAAGGCCCAAGAAGATGTTATAAAAGCAATTTCAAAATTAAAAAGAAAGGGAAAAATCTTTAATTATTATCTAGCTGGTGGAGGAGATCAAAAATATTTGAAAAAAATTTCTAGAAAATATAATGTAGAAAAACAAGTATTTTTTTTAGGCAACCTTAATAATGAACAAATAAATAATCTTTTAGATAAAATTGATATTTATATTCAGCCTAGCAAACAAGAAGGGTTACCAAGAGCAGTGATAGAAGCAATGAATAGAGCTTGTCCAGTACTAGGGGCAAATACAGGTGGTATTCCAGAATTAATAGATAAAAAATATGTTTTTAAAAAGGGTAGAGTTAATGATATTGTAAAAAAGATAGAAGAAATTTTAAAAGATGATATGAAAAATGTAGCAAAAAGAAATTTTGAAGAATCATCTAAATATTTGAGTAGTATAATAGATGAAAGAAGAAACAACTACTACATTAAAATAAAAAAAGAAAATGATTTGTAA
- a CDS encoding EpsG family protein: MYMLYPMIMDSEQLRNFIAFIIIFVSLDLLKSKKLVHRILLFALILFSGTFHIAFLFYIPLIFINIHKNRIVIFLVLVSIITFFIAIMNNNTIPFIGLLTNMVSNDEIVFYLNLKTNLGYLLPVTLHLINLFMIIWSKNILSSSEFKDTKYYRLTDIILYINFIGIIYFPTLLLSLTFYRLLRNIFIINLIVYSNTIYVFRKNILKYLIYLFFVFLNMFLWFYFDLIFTTKPERVLIPFFTQNYFFN; encoded by the coding sequence ATATATATGCTGTACCCTATGATAATGGATAGTGAACAATTAAGAAATTTTATTGCATTTATAATTATATTTGTATCTTTAGATTTATTAAAAAGCAAGAAATTAGTACATAGAATATTATTATTTGCATTAATATTATTTTCTGGAACTTTTCATATAGCTTTCCTATTTTATATACCTTTAATTTTTATTAACATACATAAAAATAGAATAGTAATATTTTTAGTTTTAGTTTCTATAATTACTTTTTTTATTGCAATTATGAATAATAATACTATACCCTTTATAGGTTTATTAACAAATATGGTATCTAATGATGAAATTGTTTTCTACCTTAATTTAAAGACTAATTTAGGGTATCTTCTACCTGTTACTCTTCATCTAATAAACTTGTTTATGATTATATGGTCCAAAAATATTTTAAGTTCATCAGAATTTAAAGATACAAAATATTATAGGTTAACAGATATTATATTATATATTAATTTTATAGGTATTATTTATTTTCCAACTTTATTATTATCTTTAACATTTTATAGATTATTAAGAAATATATTTATAATAAATTTGATTGTATATTCAAATACTATTTATGTTTTTAGAAAAAACATCTTGAAATATTTAATTTATTTATTTTTTGTTTTTCTGAATATGTTTTTATGGTTTTATTTTGATTTGATTTTTACAACAAAGCCCGAAAGAGTACTAATACCTTTTTTTACCCAAAATTATTTTTTTAATTAG
- the rfbA gene encoding glucose-1-phosphate thymidylyltransferase RfbA has product MKSIILAGGSGSRLYPITKGISKQLLPIYDKPMIYYPLSTIMLAGIRKVLIISNPEYIDSFKRLLNDGSHLGMNIEYAVQEKPRGLADAFIVGEKFIGNDNVCLILGDNIFHGQGFSSMLKRAASLQEGAVIFGYYVKDPRSYGVVEFDENNNVVSIEEKPEKPKSHYAVPGLYFYDNQVIEIAKNLKPSERGELEITDVNKEYLKKGQLKVELFGRGFAWLDTGTYDSLLEASNYVETIQKRQGFYVSCIEEIAYRNGWINKEQLRNLAKEMKKVEYGKYLLEIAGENNV; this is encoded by the coding sequence ATGAAATCCATAATTCTCGCAGGTGGCAGTGGTTCACGCCTTTATCCCATAACAAAAGGAATAAGTAAACAGTTACTACCAATATACGACAAACCTATGATATACTACCCCTTATCAACAATAATGCTTGCTGGAATAAGGAAAGTACTAATAATATCTAACCCCGAATACATTGATTCATTCAAAAGGCTTTTAAACGACGGAAGCCATTTAGGAATGAATATAGAATACGCAGTCCAAGAAAAACCAAGAGGCCTTGCAGATGCCTTTATCGTTGGAGAAAAATTTATAGGAAACGATAATGTCTGTCTGATACTGGGAGATAACATATTTCACGGTCAAGGATTCTCAAGCATGCTCAAAAGAGCTGCTTCCTTACAAGAAGGAGCTGTTATATTTGGATATTATGTAAAAGATCCAAGAAGCTACGGGGTAGTTGAATTCGATGAAAACAACAACGTAGTATCCATAGAAGAAAAACCAGAAAAACCAAAATCACACTATGCAGTACCAGGGTTATATTTCTATGACAACCAAGTCATAGAAATAGCAAAGAACTTAAAGCCATCAGAAAGAGGAGAACTTGAAATAACGGATGTCAACAAAGAGTACCTGAAAAAAGGACAATTAAAAGTGGAGTTATTTGGCAGAGGGTTTGCATGGTTAGACACAGGCACATACGACTCACTACTTGAAGCAAGTAACTATGTAGAAACCATACAAAAAAGACAAGGATTCTACGTATCTTGTATAGAAGAGATAGCATACAGAAACGGTTGGATAAACAAAGAACAACTAAGAAACCTTGCAAAAGAAATGAAAAAGGTAGAATATGGGAAGTATCTATTAGAAATAGCAGGTGAAAACAATGTCTAA
- the rfbC gene encoding dTDP-4-dehydrorhamnose 3,5-epimerase, producing the protein MSKFKKIETGIEGLYIIEPTVFGDRRGFFMETWNKKDFQEIGLDMEFVQDNHSKSRKGVLRGLHFQTKNSQGKLVRCITGKVYDVAVDLRKNSKTFGKYYGIELTEENKLMFYIPEGFAHGYLALTQEVEFLYKATNYYSPEYESGIIWNDEDINIEWPFEKYGIKKEDLILSEKDKKLQRFKEYIGEIQ; encoded by the coding sequence ATGTCTAAATTCAAAAAGATAGAAACAGGTATAGAAGGATTATACATAATAGAGCCAACGGTATTTGGAGACAGGAGAGGATTTTTTATGGAAACGTGGAACAAAAAGGATTTTCAAGAAATAGGGTTAGACATGGAATTTGTTCAAGACAACCATTCAAAAAGTAGAAAAGGGGTACTAAGGGGGTTACACTTTCAAACAAAAAACTCGCAAGGTAAATTAGTAAGGTGTATAACAGGTAAGGTGTACGATGTGGCAGTTGATTTAAGAAAAAACTCCAAAACGTTTGGAAAGTATTACGGCATAGAGCTAACAGAAGAAAACAAACTCATGTTCTATATCCCCGAAGGATTCGCTCATGGATACTTAGCTCTAACTCAAGAGGTGGAGTTTCTCTACAAGGCAACCAATTACTACTCTCCGGAGTATGAAAGCGGAATAATATGGAACGATGAAGATATAAATATAGAATGGCCATTTGAAAAGTACGGGATAAAAAAAGAAGATTTAATACTCTCAGAAAAGGATAAAAAACTACAAAGATTCAAAGAATATATAGGTGAAATACAATGA
- the rfbD gene encoding dTDP-4-dehydrorhamnose reductase produces the protein MKILITGANGQLGQEFQKKFNQLKISYIPTDYQQLDITNIEQIRKLVQKEKDITHIINCAAYNNVDKAEVEWEKAYTINGLAIRNLAIVSNEINAELIHYSTDYVFSGTKKEYTIYDEPSPINKYGESKALGEKEVKQAQRYYLIRVSWVFGMGNINFAKKVISWSKDKEELSITTDEKSAPTYTVDLVEATLELIKHKVYGLYHITNTPCTRYEWAEYILKQIGWRGRLNQAKRSDFNLPAIRPESSVLNNFGYNQVTGKSMPDWKDATKRFLKEMGYNL, from the coding sequence ATGAAAATACTCATAACGGGAGCAAACGGTCAGTTAGGACAAGAATTCCAAAAAAAGTTCAACCAATTAAAAATATCATACATACCAACAGATTATCAACAGTTAGACATCACAAATATCGAACAAATAAGAAAGTTAGTACAAAAAGAAAAAGACATAACCCATATAATAAACTGTGCTGCTTACAACAACGTAGACAAAGCAGAAGTAGAATGGGAAAAGGCGTATACGATAAACGGCCTTGCTATACGTAACCTTGCCATAGTATCAAACGAAATAAACGCAGAACTAATACACTACTCAACGGACTATGTATTTTCTGGAACAAAAAAAGAATACACCATATACGATGAACCTTCCCCAATAAACAAATACGGCGAAAGTAAAGCCTTAGGAGAAAAAGAAGTAAAGCAAGCACAAAGATATTACCTAATAAGGGTGAGTTGGGTATTTGGAATGGGGAATATAAACTTTGCAAAAAAGGTAATAAGTTGGAGTAAAGACAAAGAAGAGTTGAGTATAACAACGGATGAAAAAAGTGCGCCAACATACACAGTAGACTTAGTAGAAGCAACGCTTGAATTGATAAAACACAAAGTATATGGATTGTACCATATAACAAACACACCATGCACAAGGTACGAATGGGCAGAGTATATACTAAAACAGATAGGATGGCGAGGAAGATTAAACCAAGCAAAAAGAAGTGATTTCAACTTACCTGCAATAAGACCAGAAAGCTCTGTACTCAACAACTTTGGATACAACCAAGTAACGGGCAAAAGTATGCCAGATTGGAAGGATGCAACAAAAAGATTTCTAAAAGAAATGGGGTATAACCTATGA